A genomic segment from Geitlerinema sp. PCC 7407 encodes:
- a CDS encoding GNAT family N-acetyltransferase: MQLRDAAIADLPQIVAIYNQTIPSRQVTADTEPVTVESRLAWLGDRPPHRPVWVLEDSGEILAWCSFQSFYGRPAYGGTAEISLYVAAAHRRRGLGRSLLQQACQRGPDLGLTTLLGFIFAHNEPSLSLFRQMGFETWGHLPRVAVLDGVERDLVILGRRLEDPA, translated from the coding sequence ATGCAGCTTCGAGACGCCGCGATCGCCGATTTGCCCCAGATTGTCGCCATCTACAACCAGACGATTCCCAGCCGCCAGGTTACCGCAGATACCGAGCCAGTCACCGTCGAGAGCCGACTGGCTTGGCTGGGCGATCGCCCGCCCCATCGCCCGGTCTGGGTCCTGGAGGACAGCGGCGAAATCCTGGCCTGGTGCAGCTTCCAGTCCTTTTATGGGCGTCCGGCCTACGGCGGCACCGCCGAAATTAGCCTCTACGTTGCGGCGGCCCATCGACGCCGGGGTCTGGGGCGATCGCTGCTTCAGCAGGCCTGCCAGCGCGGGCCGGACCTGGGCCTGACGACCCTGCTGGGCTTCATCTTTGCCCACAACGAGCCGAGCCTGAGCCTCTTTCGCCAAATGGGCTTCGAGACCTGGGGACACCTGCCCCGAGTGGCGGTGCTCGATGGCGTCGAGCGAGACTTGGTCATCCTGGGCCGCCGCCTGGAGGATCCTGCCTAG